A part of Haloarchaeobius sp. HME9146 genomic DNA contains:
- a CDS encoding type IV pilin N-terminal domain-containing protein, protein MTDRRTFLAGLGSTLALGSLAGCLDSVPTPGGDGGDGSDGSNSSNSSNSSDGSDGSDGSDGSDGSDGGGPSRSSLTDYISADVPGEAGNPRIDLLYLDVANLRPMYDRFTSDVSERLASFYDPAETGIPVEQSEVKAMISSYNVKLIVVSTDDIGAKLTEEAYSEVGTHQGATIYENDRQVVAVDGEIVLFGTSSNVETALDAKAGDAPRLEDESDPYIDLADVVSGGSLELFSGTEDPEEQGTTLSAWSWSFGTETTELTLAFAFEDAESTDESTMTEVTSTTSGFEDYDWDDPQTDGNVVTQTGTQPTEDFDVLQAGTPEEKTSVQTNRAPPQVSFSFGYSVDGSTAKITHEGGDDVQAKNLTVTLDGEETAAQWRQNYETVSAGDSLTVDLSETSADSTLRIIWAGDDQSYVIAESQIP, encoded by the coding sequence ATGACCGATAGACGGACGTTCCTGGCTGGCCTCGGTTCGACACTCGCACTCGGTTCTCTCGCTGGCTGTCTCGACTCTGTTCCCACGCCCGGTGGGGACGGCGGCGACGGTAGCGACGGCAGCAACAGCAGCAACAGCAGCAACAGCAGCGACGGCAGCGACGGCAGCGACGGCAGCGACGGCAGCGACGGCAGCGATGGCGGCGGCCCCTCGCGTTCCTCGCTCACCGACTACATCTCCGCCGACGTGCCGGGCGAGGCAGGCAACCCGCGCATCGACCTGTTGTACCTCGACGTCGCGAACCTTCGGCCGATGTACGACCGTTTCACCAGCGACGTCAGCGAGCGACTCGCGTCGTTCTACGACCCAGCCGAGACCGGCATACCGGTCGAGCAGTCCGAGGTCAAGGCCATGATATCCTCGTACAACGTGAAGCTCATCGTGGTCTCGACCGACGACATCGGAGCGAAACTGACCGAGGAGGCGTACAGCGAAGTCGGCACACACCAGGGTGCGACTATCTACGAGAACGACAGACAGGTCGTCGCGGTCGACGGGGAAATCGTGCTGTTCGGCACCTCGTCGAACGTCGAGACCGCCCTCGATGCGAAGGCCGGAGACGCCCCGCGGCTCGAGGACGAGTCCGACCCGTACATCGACCTCGCCGACGTCGTCTCCGGTGGCTCGCTGGAACTGTTCAGTGGCACCGAAGACCCCGAGGAACAGGGAACCACTTTGAGCGCCTGGTCGTGGTCCTTCGGGACAGAGACGACCGAACTCACGCTCGCATTCGCGTTCGAAGACGCCGAGAGCACCGACGAGAGCACGATGACGGAGGTCACCTCGACCACGAGTGGGTTCGAGGATTACGACTGGGACGACCCACAGACCGACGGAAACGTCGTCACCCAGACGGGCACCCAGCCGACCGAGGACTTCGACGTCCTGCAGGCGGGGACGCCGGAGGAGAAAACCTCGGTCCAGACGAACCGGGCACCACCGCAGGTGAGCTTCAGTTTCGGCTACTCTGTCGACGGGTCAACGGCCAAAATCACGCACGAGGGCGGAGACGATGTCCAGGCGAAGAACCTCACCGTGACCCTCGACGGTGAGGAGACGGCTGCCCAGTGGCGCCAGAACTACGAGACGGTCTCGGCCGGGGACAGCCTCACCGTCGACCTGAGTGAGACGAGTGCCGACTCGACGCTCCGGATCATCTGGGCGGGTGACGACCAGAGCTACGTCATCGCAGAGTCCCAGATACCCTGA